In Tubulanus polymorphus chromosome 2, tnTubPoly1.2, whole genome shotgun sequence, a single window of DNA contains:
- the LOC141899943 gene encoding DEP domain-containing protein 1A-like codes for MMDTNSEVNGPYRATKMWNDVVYAFKSGMPVGRHRRNMKTFETCFVASDAVDWLHSYLKNNPNFGADVTRYQTIQLLQKFQKAQVFRDVRGNKHNKDQFEDNGRLYRFGSSTPAKSSKQRPALAPKTDNSSNFQTHEKKMDDTYKQQQCDPETQQGLSKCHLVARPLTREETQTTWKQMTLTRLQTLLGLRNIKEILEVNCINAKYMMHNATYVSRYGIVNNIPKEDQLPHWILSAMRCLAYWPERVEENLPRYSGFEKDVFNAVREHFQSFDEPLLTFDLCDMFLNAFARAERPDPRRSTPHANHYHRNGKDSFLSVENLMMSMASDHSPGTSMHGRFAMSNLDLSQIRKHDDSFSANSDKPPHDFIGSCNTSVTGASSFSELISRCRYTLARDTGRTVKLNTSSLSMQNYRDGGYDNFGYNHVSSSSNSSLRSSHKFFSSNNINDAGNFLDGNLHRRRASRDSVRSTSSEVFSSVKLSRRPRYDPGPVKTSSQYDLNRRDEDDAAALGRITEENHWELWRLKSAYARYKSQQPPVYQNPPPYNSTHQRGQPRSDVSNSSYLTSQDDVTEPPSVYRTAVEPDIPEASVSPQPDWVLNTPNSQKIDASGIFAESRKELINDVLQVCCMCLPPAKKRKLHLLLRLMNKMVNNDKLRLDDKIPIRTLVLRTFYKSIVLCSAEDVDDSVALRLTSTLVDNYEYIMCIPEQLVSDIHNKLAHMKRTKVKYTMEEPLMVSYCEQVSIKDYEQQKLDHSQVALAGLLDNIVECQTLSQKEKKKKLKQFQKQYPDIYKQRFPTVESECEVLPQKPKAKSVLFNRLKNIRF; via the exons ATGATGGATACAAATTCAGAAGTTAATGGTCCTTACAGGGCTACAAAAATG TGGAATGATGTAGTTTATGCCTTCAAATCTGGGATGCCGGTCGGACGCCATAGAAGGAACATGAAAACCTTTGAAACATGTTTCGTTGCATCGGACGCTGTAGATTGGCTTCATTcctatttgaaaaataatcccAATTTTGGTGCGGATGTTACAAG GTATCAAACGATACAACTATTACAGAAGTTCCAAAAAGCCCAGGTTTTCAGAGACGTACGTGGAAATAAACACAATAAAGATCAATTCGAAGATAATGGTCGCCTTTATAG GTTTGGTTCATCAACGCCTGCCAAATCGAGCAAACAGAGACCGGCACTAGCGCCAAAAACTGACAACAGTTCAAATTTCCAAACGCATGAGAAGAAAATGGATGATACATATAAACAGCAGCAGTGTGATCCTGAAACCCAACAAGGCCTGTCCAAATGTCATCTCGTCGCTAGACCGCTTACCAGAGAAGAAACCCAAACGACTTGGAAGCAAATGACACTAACCAG ACTTCAAACATTACTCGGTCTGAGAAACATCAAAGAGATTTTAGAAGTTAATTGTATCAATGCTAAGTACATGATGCACAATGCAACGTATGTCAGTCGCTACGGAATTGTGAACAATATCCCTAAAGAAG ATCAACTGCCGCACTGGATTCTGTCAGCAATGAGGTGCTTGGCTTACT GGCCTGAGAGAGTTGAAGAGAATTTGCCCCGTTACAGCGgttttgaaaaagatgtaTTCAACGCGGTTCGAGAACATTTTCAATCGTTCGATGAACCGCTTTTGACGTTCGATTTGTGCGACATGTTTCTCAACGCATTCG CGAGGGCTGAAAGACCCGACCCGCGTCGATCGACTCCGCATGCTAATCACTACCATCGCAACGGAAAAGATTCATTTCTGTCAGTCGAGAATCTCATGATGAGCATGGCATCGGACCACTCCCCCGGCACGAGCATGCACGGCCGCTTCGCTATGTCAAATTTAGACTTATCTCAAATTCGGAAGCACGATGATAGTTTTAGCGCTAATTCGGATAAACCGCCGCATGATTTTATCGGTAGTTGTAATACGTCTGTTACAGGAGCTTCGTCGTTTAGTGAACTGATAAGTCGCTGTAGATATACGTTAGCTCGAGATACGGGACGCACGGTTAAACTCAATACTTCTTCGTTAAGTATGCAGAATTATCGCGACGGTGGCTACGATAATTTCGGATATAACCACGTAAGCAGTAGTAGTAATAGTAGTTTGCGTAGTTCGCATAAATTCTTTTCGTCGAACAATATCAACGACGCCGGTAATTTCTTGGACGGAAACCTGCATCGTCGGCGCGCGTCGCGCGACAGCGTTCGCAGCACGTCGTCCGAGGTGTTCAGCTCGGTGAAACTGTCCCGTCGTCCGCGCTACGACCCGGGACCGGTTAAAACCAGTTCTCAGTACGATCTGAATCGACGCGATGAAGATGACGCCGCCGCGTTGGGTCGTATAACCGAGGAGAATCACTGGGAGTTGTGGAGATTGAAGTCGGCGTACGCGAGATATAAATCGCAGCAGCCTCCCGTTTATCAAAACCCTCCTCCGTACAACTCTACGCATCAGCGGGGTCAACCTCGATCAGATGTTTCAAACTCTAGCTATCTTACATCGCAGGATGATGTAACAGAACCGCCGTCTGTTTACCGCACGGCTGTGGAACCAGATATACCTGAAGCGTCTGTATCGCCTCAGCCGGATTGGGTGTTGAATACACCAAATAGTCAGAAGATTGATGCCTCAG GGATTTTTGCTGAAAGTCGTAAAGAACTGATTAACGATGTGTTACAAGTGTGTTGTATGTGTTTACCACCGGCGAAAAAACGTAAACTTCATTTATTGTTACGACTGATGAATAAAATGGTGAACAATGATAAACTACGACTCGATGATAAAATTCCGATTAGAACTTTG GTTTTAAGGACATTTTACAAAAGTATTGTATTGTGCTCGGCAGAGGATGTTGATGATAGCGTAGCACTTCGTTTAACTTCAACTCTCGTTGACAATTATGAATACATCATGTGCATACCTGAACAGTTAGTTAGTGATATACACAATAAACTGGCTCATATGAAACGAACTAAG GTTAAATATACAATGGAAGAACCACTGATGGTTAGTTATTGCGAACAGGTTTCCATCAAAGATTACGAACAACAAAAACTTGATCATTCACAAGTAGCACTGGCAGGCCTACTCGATAACATCGTTGAGTGTCAAACTTTATCTcagaaagaaaagaagaaGAAACTGAAACAG TTTCAGAAACAATATCCGGACATCTACAAACAGCGGTTTCCTACGGTAGAAAGTGAATGCGAAGTTCTGCCGCAGAAACCAAAAGCTAAATCTGTATTGTTCAATCGATTAAAAAACATACGATTCTAA